The genomic interval gatacaggcatccttcctaactcagttgacggagaggaaggaaatcgctcccggatttcaccatgaggccaatggtgactttaaaacagttacagagtttaatggctgtgatagcagAAAACCGAGTATGGATCAaccacattgtagttactccacaatactaatcttattgacagagtgaaacagaagcctgtaaagaataaaaatcctagaggaaaacctggttcagtctgctttccaccagacactgggagattaattcacctttcagcaggataataacctaaaacaatgCCAAATCAACACTGCAGTTGTTTACAGTACCaataagacagtgaatgttcctgggtGGTCGAgtcacagttttgacttaaaactgcttgaaaatctatggcaagacctgaaaatggttgcctAGCCATGCCAAACAAccgatttgacagagcttgaagaattttgaaaagaaaaattggcaaatattgcacaatccaggtctTGAAAGCTCTTACAGAGAtatacccagaaagactcccagctgtaatcgctgccaaaggtgattctaacatgtattgactcagggggtttaTTTTTCATATTATATACATTTACAAATATTTGAACTTTTCTTTCACAgactattttgtgtagatcgttacAATTAAattcattttaatcccacttcgtaccaaaatgtggaaaaagtcaaggggtgtgaatactctctGATGACAGTGTGGTAGAGGAGATTTTGATTTGACTAGTAATGATGATGTTGATAAAAAAAACATGAAGATAGAAATAACATGATTGCTGAtcacaatgatgatgatgatgaaaaatGGTGACTTAGACAATcaaaatgaggaggaggagacctCACCCAGCGTTTCTGGATGAAGACTTGGGCTCCCTTCAGGGCACCAGCCATGTTCTGACAGAGCCTCTGGCGCTCCGCCTCATTCAGCACCTCGGTGAAGAAGGTACGCACCTGCAATACACGCGCACACAAGGTCAGATCACTGGTCACACACAAACCAACAGATTTATTAATGCATCAATAAATAAGCATTTCATTATATGTAATCATTACAGTTCATACTGTATAAAGGAATcattcaattgaaatacattcattaggccctaatctatggatttcacatgactgggaatacagatatgcatctgttagtcacagataccttaaaaaaaaaagttttttttaaagtgaccaccatttgcctcatgctgcGCGACATATCTCCTTTGCAtagttaatcaggctgttgattgtggcctgtggaatgttgtcccactcctcttcaatgactgtgcaaagttgctggatattggcgggaactggaacacgccatcgtacacgtcaatccagagcatcccaaaccatgctcaataggtgacatgtctggttagtatgcaggccatggaagaactgggacattttcagcttccaggaattgtgtacagatccttgcgacatggagcgatgcattatcatactgaaacatgaggtcaggcggcagatgaatggcacgacaatgggcctcaggatctcgtcacggtatctctgtgcattcaaattgccattaataaaatgcaattgtgttagttgtccgtagcttatgcctgcccataccataaccccaccatgggggaCTCTGTTcaaaacgttgacatcagcaaactactCGCCAAAAAAACACCATAcacgtggccaaaagttgaggcctgttggacgtactgctaaGTTCTctaaaaacgacgttggaggcggcttatggtagataaattaacattaaattcttgggcaagagctctggtggacattcctgcagtcagcatgccaattgcacactcagGACTTGAGAcagctgtggcattgtgttgtgacaaaactgcacattttagagtggccttttatcgtccccagcacaaggttcatctgtgtaatgatcacactgtttaaatcagcttcttgatatgccacacctgtcaggtggatggattatcatggCAAATGACAAatgatcactaacagggatgaaaGGAAAGCTTTTTGAGAaaattgaacatttctgggatcttttatttcagctcatcaaacatgggaccaacactttacgtgttgcatttattattttgttcagtgtatttccaAAACTGTGGTTTACTTTAATGTAACTAGAgctgaccccaattagtcgactagtcgattgtttggtcgaccaagattttgttttgtcaagcagtagcaaataaaataaatatatacacacccacatctttaaaaaagaaaaaaatggaacacaagacacctgtctgattcacgcccatctcagtgaactaacCCACTGCGCTCTACATAGATACATTACCTGTGTGACATTATCATCGTCAGCGCTGTTGTAGCGGCCCACATCTGGGGACACCTTAAACCTGGTTTCCACATGCTGTCGTTGGGTCTCTGGGGCACTGAAGCTGTTGGGGAAGTAGTTGGGAGCGCCAGCCTGGTTGTCGAACATGCACATGGGCCCGTCTCGCTGGTAGTTGGACACACGGGTCCTGAAGGGGCAGTTGACGGGCAGCTGCAGGTAGTTGGTTCCCAGCCGGTGTCGGTGTGTGTCTGGGTAGGAGAACAGACGCCCCTGCAGCATCTTGTCGGGGCTGGGCTCGATGCCAGGGGGCATATTGCTGGGGTCAAAGGCCAGCTGCTCGATCTCAGCAAAGTAGTTGGCAGGGTTTCTGTTGAGCACCAACCTCCCCACGGGAATGAGGGGGTACTCCTTGTGAGACCACACCTAAGGAAAATGAGAAGTGCTGCTACTTCTCAGGCCAACCAAGGTACATGGATGTGCAAGAGATTTCTAGCCATTCTTGgaggacaaagatttttttaaTAGAAAATGTAAGCACCCCTATACTGTACTATTTTCACGTAATAATTATCCTGACTGCAGCTATTGAGTCAGTTGCCCATTATTGTACCATTGACAAATGCTACGACTCCATAGCAGATCTCAGACCACTTTCAGATCTTTCAGTGGTTATGTGGAGTATGTCCCCCCCTCTGGTGGAAAAGTCAGAGTACTGCAAATTGACAATATTTTTGGGGACATCTTGTTTAAACGGCTAACAAAGTACAATACTAAGACATTTAAGGCATTTCTgtcacattctttaaaaaaacTATGCAAAGTATTGATAAAAAGTTATGCACCTACTATAAGCGTTAGGGTCCCCACATAATTGAATAGAAGATTGAGTATTAAAACTGTATCTCTACGGTACCTTGGTCAGGTCAAAGGGGTTCCACTGGAACTTCTCGGCCTGGTCAAAGGTCATGACCTGGATGTAGAATGACCAGGAGGGGAATTTCCCGTTGGCGATGGAGGTGTAAAGGTCTCGGATGGCGTAGTCCGGGTCGGTGGAGGCCAGGCGCTCGGCGTCCTCAGGCTTCAAATTCTTGATACCCTGGTTGGtctgagaggagagcagaggaaggATGCTATGGGTTACTATGGACCTGTCCCAATTTTTCTAACTACTTTTCCTTCTTTTACCACCATTACTCTCTTGCATCCTTCAGTCAATTAAGTATGGTCGACTCCTATATCCATTTAAGTGTAGTACATTTTACTAGTCCTGTACTATCCATTCACAACATCATTTTTTGTTGTGCTCTGACCTTGTAGTGGAACTTGCAGTAGACGGGCTGACGCTCGGCGTTGACCAGCTTGAAGGTGTGGGATCCGTAGCCATTCATGTGGCGGAAGCCGTCGGGCAGACCACGGTCACTGAACAGGAAGGACACCTTCACAGAGATTAAGACAAAATTATGAACAAAGGCACATATTCAGTCAATTTAGCCAATGTGATATGTAAAtaacatataatttaaaaaaacatatgtAAGTAGATGCATGATATAATAATCTGATCAGAAAACGGATTTTAAACTATTTAAACTAATGCAGCAACCGCCATTTCTAGATATAGTGGAATAGCTTTAAAGCTGCTAATGGAGTGAAATCTGAAACTACAATGAATTTTCAGATTCTAACTAACTATTGTGCGTGCACGTGTAAAGGTTTGGTGGAgggtagagaggagcaggtacAGTACCTGATGCATACACTCAGGCCTCAGGCTCCAGAAGTCCCACACCATGTCTGGGTCCTTCAGGTGAGTCTGGGGGTTGCGCTTCTGAGAGTGGACAAAGGATGGGAACTGCACAAAACAAAGGGAAAATCAGAGAGAAGTGGTAATGGCATTTAATATTATAAAGGGAGATGAACTAATCTATTAGCCTGGTTgccagtctgtttagctaacGTTCCACTCCTTGTACTCCATGTCATGTGCCAAAGACGGAATCTTGGCAAGGCACACCCAGGCGCAATCTTGACTCACGTGTCTGAACTCACCAGCATGGCGTCCCTGATAAAGAAGATGGGGGTGTTGTTGCCAGTAAGGTCCCAGTTGCCCTCGTCAGTGTAGAACTTAACTGCAAAGCCACGTGGGTCTCGCACTGTGTCAGCTGAACCCGATTCCCCAGCTACATGAGTTTGAGACAAAATAGGTTGATAAAAATCTCACACATGGACAACCAGTATAAACACACATTTGTAGAATAAAAAAAAAGACGTGTATTTTCTGCTATTTATTCAATGATGTATagtggggtctgaaatgattGATACCCTTGATAAAACAATAGAAAATGACTGTATACATAAtacattcaaatactgagctatattgtatgctcctaAACATTGGGGGAAATTATTACTTTATACGAATACAATTAGTACCAAGATGGAGGCGCGTTGGCTTCAGAAAGCACCCCtctgtcagtcatctagtgtatatattgCATTTTatacttacaggagcaattatggttaagtaccttgctcaagggcatgtcGACagctttttcacctagtcggctcgggatttgaaccagcaaacCTTTGGGCtattggcccaatgctcttaacctctaggctacctgactGTCCAGAATTCTTCTGATATCGGCAAACATTGCTTTTGCAGACAAGCATGCTTAGTCATTccatatacagtaacagtagtctAATTGGTAGCTAGCAAATCTGATAAGGACATGCAAAAAGAAACCCTAAGGAAACAAAAGTAACTGTAAATGTGTTTGTAGCAGTTTTATAGAAAAGCCGGAGTGAGCAGCCTCAAAATACTATTTTATCATGTAAGTTGAGTAAATACCAGgggggaaaaaaatacaaaaatgtaatgTAGGTTAGTCTTACCCACGGTGGAGAAGCGAATGGCGATAGGTGTGGTCTTGCCCACATGCTCAAACACCTTGGCCTTGCAGTAGCGAGAGATGTCATGTGTCACCTCAAAGTACCCAAACGCTCCTGTGGTGGAAGAGGCAGGACATGGTCAGTTTCTGTGTATAAATCTAGCTAGTTAGGTTAGTGAGTAAACACTTACTTATAAAGCCATACACATGGTGCACTTTACCCTTCTGTAGAGTGGGCCAACAGCACAGACCGTCACATGACCAAGCATGGGTCCTATAATATTCTGCCCCGAGTAGACTAAAGAGCAGTTTACAGTATTTTGGTCTAGACCGAAAAGTTGCCCAACACTTTCTAATGTTTATTTCAAATGTGATAGGCCTGTCTAGTGAAGTGTTTTCCCTATACCATTATTTTGTGAGCGTCCACTTTTAAGAACAAATCTAGTGGCGTACATGGTCCCCCCATTTCAGggaacaaattcacttatatgtatattaaagtagtcaaacgtttagtatttggtcccatattcctagcacacaatgattacatcaagcttgtgactatacaaacttgttggatgcaatacttttggagctcactgtatattgcATAAATGCCCATCAGTTTTCAGTAAATGTATTGGTAGTGCTGGACACCCACCGCCTCCCTTGGCATGCACCACCCTCTCTGGGATGCGCTCGCGGTCAAAGTGGGCCATCTCGTCTATGAACGGGGTGTCCTGCACTAGGAGGGGCCCCCGGGGACCTGCTGTCATTATATTCAACTTGTCCCCTATCGGGTGACCAGCCCCAGTGGTCAGGTTGTCTGGCCTCTGAAGGGGAAGAAATGACAGACATCATACATAAGACACTGCActacacattttttaaatttacacAGTCATTAGGCCTAGTCTCTCACTTTTCCTTTGGTAACAGAGTAGGTCCTTTCCCTGATTCCACATCAGCTGCACTTACACAGTTTATTCATTTACTTGCTCTCAGGAGACATAACTACACACACATTAAGACTAGGAATGTACAGGTATACATTGTGCACCTGACACTTAATAGCCTGGGCGCAAGACTCAATGGTCCCATTAGGTATGTGTGATATAGGTGCAATTCTGACATTATACAGGTCTAGTGTTTTGTACTTTGAATGATCAAACATCAGCTGCATTACACAATTGCTCCAAATTCAAGTGTGCATTACAAAATAGTCTAAAAGCCAATTAAAACAGTTCACATCTCTCATTTGGCCTTGTTTACTTACAATCTTGCTTAATGTTTACCCTTTAAGCATACCCTTCCTGCACCAATGATTAGATAACCACGAGTTGACATGGCTAAAGTCCAGGCTAAATTATAGCAAGACAATGACCAAGCTACATTTGCTATCCCAACAAATCAAGGTCCATAATCTTCCATTTATTGCAAAGAATCACACATTATTCTATTCTCAACTTGCAATGTTTTCAAGTTAAACCAGCAAAATACACACAAGCAATCAACTTCTTGGCATTTAAATGGAGGTACGATAGCTAGTTGACGTTAAATCAAAAACAAATAGCTACTCTGCAGTTGTGTTATTTCAATACATTACatcaaattaaaatcaaattttattggtcacatacacatgttcagcagatgttattacgagtgtagcgaaatgcttgtatttgTCACAAGAGTATGGGAGTAAACCCTAGTTAAACTTGGAATTCTATTCAACAAATATCAAGAAAGCCTGAGCTGCAAGGGTTTCCACTAGTTAAGAAAAATAGTACAAATGGGCTGGGGTTATTGACTGATTGTGGGTATAGCAGCTAATAACGAGCAGCTGCAAGTGCAATGTAACTAGCTAATAAACAGTAATAGGCTAACGTTAGTTGTAGGCAGCAGCCAGCTAACAATTCCTGCATGATCAAAAACGGACATAATTCAAATACAAATGTGCATTCTTTGGGTTGTGGAATTGAACAGTACCATGGTTCTGTAAAtgtgtagctaactagctatctaacgttagcATTATAGTTAAGTAGTCCAGGAGGAAAAATGCGACCCTGGATGATCGCTCACCATTTCTAAACAGAATTGCACAACACAAACTaagcatagaaatagacaaacctgAGCGCTTCGGCCCTCTTTCCATAGCTTCATTTGGTCTGATGCTTTCCCTCTATCCTCGTCCATCTTGAAGGCAGAAGTTTAAACCCCAACTGCGTGGAAAAATGTATATTTCTGAGTGCTAACGTTATTTAGCCACTGTACGATTAGGGTCCTCCTGCTTGTTACCCGACTCCTATTGGATGCTGGATCACCAGCTACTTTCGGgccaaaggttaaaaaaaaaagtacccCTTGCTGCCACCCGATTAGCCACCAATCACCCCATTACAAGGTGGTGCTGCAGAACTGGGCGGTGTTAAACATGTAGCCCGACCCAAGACCCAAAGGTGGGCGGGTTATTTCTACGGGTAGACAGTTATTGGTTCACGTTGTCTAGTCGAACTACAAGCCTGCGATCCAACTCAAGCCTCACGTGAAGCAACAGACTAAACGTATTTAAACATGTGGAATATGTACATTGCTAGTTGGCCAGTTTGGCATGGATTAATTTCATATTTATCAGATTATGCTGACCCCATTACTAAATGTATCACAAGTGCAGTTACTATATAGCTGCTGTGTGCACTCATATTGTGTTGTCAcggaaacatacacacacagacagagaaataGCTTTATTCCCTCTTATTAATATTGTGTAGTCAGTAAATTTATAGAAAATACAAAAATGACTGTTTTACTGCTAGTTGAGATTTGTTAAATTGAGTGGACACAAGGCTATTTAGCCATTTCAATTTGGAGTATAGGTTGTGAAAGGCAGAAAGGGTTGACTGGCTGGATATAGGTGGCTTCAAGGGAAGAATCATGGACCTTTTTATTTTAACTCAATATTCACATCCAAAGAACATAAAATAGTCAGTGGGTTGAATGTATTAGCTTAATTCTGTGGAAAGTGGGACGCATACAGTATACTTCTATGTTATTGTAAGAATCCACTGTGTTAGGATTTGTGTttattgcactataacccaatgctatatcacatgtgattgaatattagcaactgttggcctgggcgcctgggtgtctgtgtgtgtgtgctggaagtaacagttagcctcagataagtgtgctgggaagctgtggttagccttgagcgagaacagtgtgctTTTGTATACAGGTGCAAATAGCGCAGACAatgttgcagagctgtctgacctcagtctctggggtgagggagcgtaatctacacagcaacagcgccgggaCACCAAAGAGTGCAAAGAGGCTGGGACTAGCCTGAGCGCCGGCGATAGGCTGAGCagagtttaaaccacgctcagcctctactgtgataggccaacagacgggttggaactagtctgtcacagtataagaacagctgtttacttacatcctggcagttccctgttctaccctgcggggtggtgcagtgaacccgtatatacgaaaattgcatttaccatttatcgcttgagtttaataaaaatacttaaagtatattcggtgactctgaatcacattttgtcctgataccagattgaATCTACGCAAATCCCTTATAACTGTTccatgcactcttagaaaaaaaggttccaaaagggttcttcggctgtccccatagcggAGTGAGAATGTGAGAATGCCTCAAAAATGGGGACCCAGAGGCAACAAAGGTTGGCATTACCAAAACGTGTCCCACAGTCGCTGGACTCTGGTGGCATCTCAAACACTTGGAGTCAACATTTGGGTATATTTTTGCCAATCTGTCATTTGAGTAATGAGCAAAACCTTAAACTGAATAAGCCCATGCCTTATACAAAATGTTGTGTGGATACGCTCAATACTTTGTTGCCATATATCATCGGGTAGCTCGCCACCTATGTCTTGCTCCCAAGTAGATTTTGTATTTGCAAAGGAAGGcagattaatgttctgtattatgacGTATAATCTGGAGATTGTGCTCTTCAGATAAGGGTTAAGATCTAAGCACCTCAACTGGACAATTAGTAGGCTCGAGTGGAAATGAAGGGAAATGTTTCTTGGCAAAGCTAAGAGTTTGCAGGTATCTAAAAAAGTGGATATTGTGAATATTATGGTCAACCCTCGGAGTATCGAATGAGACAATTGTGTTATCAACAAATAGGTCACAAAAAAAACACCAGGCCGTTCCTATGCCAGAACTGGAATGCCGTGTCAATCTGTGACGCTAGGAAGAGATGATTAGATGTTAATGGAGAGAAGTCACAGCTAGTCACAGCTAAAGTGACTTCTGAATTGGGACCAGATTTTAAGGAAGTTCTTAATGGGGTTCAAAACATGGGTAACAAGGTTAACAAGGTTCATGGGCATTGGGGAGCACAGGAGCGAGACCGGAGAAGTTGGAAGGCTTGACTTTGACTCCATGATGGCACAAGTTGGGCCATCCTTGTTTTCAAATGTAGAAACCCAATAAA from Salvelinus alpinus chromosome 2, SLU_Salpinus.1, whole genome shotgun sequence carries:
- the LOC139544092 gene encoding catalase-like; the protein is MDEDRGKASDQMKLWKEGRSAQRPDNLTTGAGHPIGDKLNIMTAGPRGPLLVQDTPFIDEMAHFDRERIPERVVHAKGGGAFGYFEVTHDISRYCKAKVFEHVGKTTPIAIRFSTVAGESGSADTVRDPRGFAVKFYTDEGNWDLTGNNTPIFFIRDAMLFPSFVHSQKRNPQTHLKDPDMVWDFWSLRPECMHQVSFLFSDRGLPDGFRHMNGYGSHTFKLVNAERQPVYCKFHYKTNQGIKNLKPEDAERLASTDPDYAIRDLYTSIANGKFPSWSFYIQVMTFDQAEKFQWNPFDLTKVWSHKEYPLIPVGRLVLNRNPANYFAEIEQLAFDPSNMPPGIEPSPDKMLQGRLFSYPDTHRHRLGTNYLQLPVNCPFRTRVSNYQRDGPMCMFDNQAGAPNYFPNSFSAPETQRQHVETRFKVSPDVGRYNSADDDNVTQVRTFFTEVLNEAERQRLCQNMAGALKGAQVFIQKRWVQNLMAVHADYGNGVQTLLNNTEPTKDTVRVYTRGGASTIAASSKM